In Gossypium hirsutum isolate 1008001.06 chromosome A10, Gossypium_hirsutum_v2.1, whole genome shotgun sequence, the DNA window AATTTGGCAATGCGAGTACAGGCTCACTTGTCATCGCTTGCTTCACTTGGTTGAAGGGTTTCTCACACCGAAGGTCCCAATCCCACACTTTGCCCTTTTTCAACAGGTCCGTCAAGGGTGCAGTGATCTTGGAATAGCCTTCAATGAAGCGACGGTAGTAATTTGCTAATCCAAGGAAAGACCGCAACTCCGTCACCTTGGTTGGTGACTCCCAATCGGTAATTGCTCGAATTTTACTTTCATCCATTCGAATCGTGCCCCCTCCCACAATATGGCCTAGAAATGGCACTTCTCGTTGGGCAAAGGAACATTTCTCCTTTTTGACATATAACTCATTTTCTCATAGAGTTTGGAACACCTCCCCCAAGTGTCCCACATACTCTTCGAGCGTCTTACTATATACCACAATATCGTCAagataaacaaccacaaaacgaCCCAAGAAAGGTTGtaataccttattcattagggtacAAAATGTGGTcagagcatttgtcaacccgaatggcatcaccaagaactcaaAGGACCCATACCTAGTTACACAGGCTGTCTTGGGTTCATCCCCTTCGGCTATTCTCACTTGGTGGTACCCCGATCGCAAATCCAACTTAGTAAACCATCTTGCGCTACcaagttgatcgaacaaatctgTAATAAGAGGAATGGGATACCTGTTTTTTATAGTGATTTTGTTTAAGGCcctgtagtcgatgcacattctcaaaaaTCCATCATGCTTCTTTTGAAATAACACAGGTGGGCCGAACGAGGCTTTAGATGGTCTAATGAACCCGACATCTAAAAGCTCTATCAACTGCTTCCGCAATTCCTCTAGTTCCGGTGGAGCCATCCGATATGGTGCCCTTGCTGGTGGTTCACCATTGGGCAACAGCTCAATCttgtggtccacctccctcttAGGTGGCAAACTTTTGGGCAACTTTATGGGCATTACATCTTGAAATGACTTTAGCAACCGTTCCACTTCCTTTGGAATTTCCACCTCGAATTTATCATCCATATTGTCTCTCAAGGTAGCTAGGTAGGAGACTTCATTTCGACGGACTCCTTTGGCAAATTGAATTGCCGACAAGGTTTTTCCCTCCAtgcttcctttccttttcattctCACCATATATCGTTGATTTGCATCGGAGATGGTCATGTAGTTCTCGAAAGGGTGAATATCCGCATTAAGCCTGTCAAGTAAACTTAATCCAACTACAAAATCGTAATCATCAAGTGGGATTACCTTAATGGTCGTTTTGCCCGTCCACTCGCCAAGTTTGAGTTCCACCCCTTTTGCCACACCCGTTATAGGAATGCTTTCTGAATTCACCGTTTTGATTCGTCCCGAATCTTCCTCGATTCTAAGGCCAAATTCCTTTGCCATTTCTTTAGACATGAATAAATCAGATGCACCAGTATCAACAAGTGCATTCAATCTTCTGCCAGCTACgatgatgtccacaaacatcaacccATTGCTTGACTTCTCTTCGACACCTCCTAATATCGAATTGAGGCTTTTGGTGTCATATTCGGCTTCCTCGCGTGCCTCCATTGCATGAAAAGTGGCTTTCTTTGGACAGACACTCATTCTATGTGGGCCTTGGCAAAGAAAGCACTTCATTGGTCCTTTTCTATCCCAAGGCTTACCTTGACTAGACTTTGGGCCTTCGTCGTTCTTTTCCCTTTGATCCTTGTTTCCCCCACCATTGTCTTTGGGTCTCGACTTGGGTTTGGAAGAATCATTATTATCAAACTTTCTTCCCCCAACATCATAGAAATTTTCTACCTTGGCCATAGCTTCGGTCAATTCAGTGATATTTAGGCGACGCAACTCTTGCTTGGCCCACATTTTTAAACCATCCTCGAACCAATAGAATGCTTCTTTCTCATTCAAGTCTGAGATCTGAAGCATCAACTCGCTGAATTCCCAAACATAATCTCGAACAGTGCCTTGTTGCGTAAGCCGACGCAACTTAGCATGAGCCTCCTTTTCTGTATGTTGTGGATAAAACTGCTTCTTCAACTCTctttggaactcctcccaagttcCAATGGTCGTTCCTCCACATTTCTCATTCGTGGACCTACGTCTCCACCACAAGAGAGCAACATCAGAAAAGTAAATTGAAGCGGTGTTTACCTTGGTGGCATCATCCTCAATACCAATTGCTCGAAAATATTGCTCCAATTCCCACAGGAAGTTGTCCACTTCTCTTGCGGACCTAATCCCCTTGAACTTCTCGGGTTTTGGAACATCCACATGACGTTGCTTTGGTCCCGAAGCCAACATCCTACTTCCCAGGGCAGCCTTACAGATTCtgagctcccccttaagctcAGCAATCTCTTCCTTCATGGCAGTCAGCAGGGTCTCAAGAGCTTCGTCCCTCCCTATTAGTTTGTCCGAAGTGGATCTAAGGGAGTCCAACACAAACTCCTTGCTATCTTCCCTCAGTTCCTCCATACGGGTTAGGACCACTTCGAGTGTTTCCTTCATGTCACCAACAGACTCCTCGAGATTAACCACTCGAATTTCCAAGCTCGACAGCATATCCCTCGATCGACTAGCCTTtctagccctcccacgggtctccattggctcattCTGATCAACAACTTCTTTCAACATatctcaaaagtgcttttgaactggctctggtaccaactgtcacggacttaaGATTCTTGCCTCagaatccgtgcggccttaggcagtttttTACTCcaaaaatgcctaagtcagcctaacttccacaaaagaaggattcaacagaattcctccCAAAACACAACTCAAGCGAAAGCAACTCAAAACCAACAAGATGAAAGAAGAATGGGACAAGAACAAGCCACGGAaaataagaacacaagagagaaaagtttgagtgaatactctcaaggattcttattactcaaaacttaagtgatttacaatgagggaagaggtctcttatttatagttgagcctctccaaatccaacggtacaaaaTTAAGTACATCAACGGCTATGATTAAAGGGTACCTACCATCAAATctttaagaatataaaatcatatcttctaagattacatatcttatctaagatatgtaatcttataaaataatctcatatatttgtctaacttgtagatgggccttcaatctcttcaagcaacgggcCGGCCCGATTGGACCAAATGACCTCCTTCCTTCTTGATGGTTCACACAGATGTGTCATGGTTGcaggctcccatgcgcaacccatgacactagtgccttgatgatgtgatatgttgTTGATTGGTGAATGCATGATAAAGTGTGGACTAGATGCTAAAAGATAAGAGATTACCTAATGACTTAAAAATGACTATAAACATGAATGCATAATTTGACGTTATGGTAAcaaatgcatgaaattggtgtggaatgcttctAAATGGTGTAACAAAATGAATATGTAATAGGATGACATTAGgaagatgtgagagtgccatggtgtgGAATATTTGAGTGcctaaatatgtcatgttgcatgttatGAAATGTGTTTAAATGTATAAATGAGTGAGGGTGACTATTGGCGTGGAAAATAGCCCTTAATTGGCCCACAGAGGaagacacacgggtatgtgtctaaaccgtatgtgacacacggtctaccccatacgcgtggccatgtgtcccctgcaccctaattttgcaagtcagtatgctcagtagtaacacacgggctaagacatgggcgtgtgtgttggccgtgtgagagacacggtaTATCCATATGGGCGTGTACTCTGGCAGTGTGAAGTTTGTaccatttttatgaaaaatcatttaattttaattgaccacacggtctggccacacggccgtgtgaccctaattgaTGCTGACCTCGTAGTTAGAGAGCTATACGGCCGgagaacatgggcgtgtcccttattccacacgggtgtgtggcaccGCATTGGGGAAAATTTCCCAAACTTTTTTAAAGTCTTCGATTCAGTCCGGAATCCCTTCTGATggttgttttgggccttgtaggcctatATTAAGGATAATTTGTGTACGAATGAATGAAGTATTTTGTTAAAGAAACATTTTATAGCCCAGTTTACATGAAAAACTGTGTATgtgttcggtaatacctcgtatcctatctcggtctcgggtacaggtaaggggtgttacattttatggtattagagctatggtttagtcgattctcggactaacctagcatattTGAGTCTCGCTATACATGtcatacgtatatatatgtaaatgatagtgtgacgactcttgacaatattaaaatgtgtttttatatagcaaataaatCCCGACAGAGCAGTGgtggatgatgtagaaagtaacgcgcctgCTCCAGTGGAAGGAGCAGTGCCATCCAAAAGTAGGCCCTAAATTATcagtagaggagaaggaggcatATAGGCCTTTTTCCGCATGATTAACGTATGGTATACGGAGTTTGTTCGAATGAACCCGAACGCTCAACCTCCCCCATCTCCCCCTAATTCTTAACTCGCACATGTGATACCTCAACATATGGATt includes these proteins:
- the LOC121208038 gene encoding uncharacterized protein, coding for MLKEVVDQNEPMETRGRARKASRSRDMLSSLEIRVVNLEESVGDMKETLEVVLTRMEELREDSKEFVLDSLRSTSDKLIGRDEALETLLTAMKEEIAELKGELRICKAALGSRMLASGPKQRHVDVPKPEKFKGIRSAREVDNFLWELEQYFRAIGIEDDATKVNTASIYFSDVALLWWRRRSTNEKCGGTTIGTWEEFQRELKKQFYPQHTEKEAHAKLRRLTQQGTVRDYVWEFSELMLQISDLNEKEAFYWFEDGLKMWAKQELRRLNITELTEAMAKVENFYDVGGRKFDNNDSSKPKSRPKDNGGGNKDQREKNDEGPKSSQGKPWDRKGPMKCFLCQGPHRMSVCPKKATFHAMEAREEAEYDTKSLNSILGGVEEKSSNGLMFVDIIVAGRRLNALVDTGASDLFMSKEMAKEFGLRIEEDSGRIKTVNSESIPITGVAKGVELKLGEWTGKTTIKVIPLDDYDFVVGLSLLDRLNADIHPFENYMTISDANQRYMVRMKRKGSMEGKTLSAIQFAKGVRRNEVSYLATLRDNMDDKFEVEIPKEVERLLKSFQDVMPIKLPKSLPPKREVDHKIELLPNGEPPARAPYRMAPPELEELRKQLIELLDVGFIRPSKASFGPPVLFQKKHDGFLRMCIDYRALNKITIKNRYPIPLITDLFDQLGSARWFTKLDLRSGYHQVRIAEGDEPKTACVTRYGSFEFLVMPFGLTNALTTFCTLMNKVLQPFLGRFVVVYLDDIVVYSKTLEEYVGHLGEVFQTL